In the Desulfitobacterium hafniense DCB-2 genome, TCATGCCACCAAAAGCCAAGGCCGCGGAAAAGGTCACCGCATGCTGCTCCGCAATTCCTACATCAAAGAAACGATCAGGAAATTTCTGAGCGAAGAGATTAAGACCGGTGCCGCTGGGCATGGCCGCTGTAATCGCTGTAATCCGCGGATCCTTTTCCGCAAGTTCACACAGAGCCTCACCAAAGACTTGGGTATAGGTGGGGGGAGCCGGTTTTTTGATCACTTCCCCGGTCACCTTATTGAAAGGTCCCACCCCATGAAAGAGAGCGGGGTTTTTCTCCGAAGGCTCATAGCCTCTCCCTTTTTGAGTCAAAACATGAACAAGTACAGGCTCCTTGACCATCTTGGCCTGTTCAAAAACCTGTTCCAAAGCGATTTGATCATGACCGTTAACCGGGCCAAGATAGGTAAAACCCATTTCTTCAAATAAGAGTCCCGGCACCAGCAGATACTTTAAGCTGTCTTTGGCTTTCTCCGCTGCCTTGGCCATCTTGGAACCGATTCCCGGAATCCTTTTCAGCAGATTTTCAATTTCGTCTTTGCTGCGATCATAGCGGGGGTCCGTACGCAGCCGGTTAAGGTAAGAAGACATGGCTCCCACATTCTGGGCAATCGCCATTTCATTATCATTAAGGACCACAATCATATTGGTTTTGGTATGACCGGCATGATTCAATGCTTCAAAAGCCATTCCCCCGGTCATGGCTCCATCACCGATGACGGCAACCACTTGATTCTTCTCTTTACGAAGATCTCTTGCTTTGGCAAAGCCTACCGCCGCGGAAATAGACGTGCTGGAGTGACCTGTTTCAAAGCAATCATGAGGGCTTTCACAGCGTTTCGGGAAGCCGGACAGACCTTTATAAAGCCTTAAGCTTTTAAATTCCTTTTGCCGGCCTGTGACCAGTTTATGAACATAGCTTTGATGGCCTACATCCCAGATGATTTTATCTTTCGGGCTGTCAAAGACCCGGTGCAAGGCAAGAGTTAATTCTACGACGCCAAGATTAGGAGCCAGATGCCCTCCATTGGCGGAGACCACATCGATCATTTCAGCGCGGATTTCTTGAGCAAGCTGTTCCAGTTCAGGATAAGTCAGTCCTTTTAAATCCCGGGGCTGCTCAATTTTTGCGAGAATTCCCATGTCGCTTTCCCCCCTTCCGTTTTTTATCTGTCATTGTCCAACCTGTTAAATCTTCAATTCGGGCCGTGAGACTCCCCACCTGCCCAATAATCTCATCAGCTTTTTGAATAGCAAAGGTCTTGCCCGCAGCCTTTCCCGTTACGGTAACGGAGGCCACCAGGGCAATCAGCAGGGTATCAATCCAAATCTCATGAACCTCTAAGGCCGGATAGGTCCTGATGATCTCTAAGACTATGGAAGCGGACATCCCGCCGCTGATGGCGCCTGTCACATCGCCAACGATATCATTGGTAAAATTCGCCACCGTATCCGCATGGCGGACCAAAAAGACAGTTTGCCGGGCACCGGGAACCTTATTGGCCGCTTTGGCGTGATGTGGCTGCTCGGTAGCAGCGGTAGCAGCAGTTCCAATCACATCAAAACCAATATTAATAATAACAATGACCAGCAAAAGAATCAGGGCTAAGCCAAGATTGGTTTTCCTCATTAAAATTGTCGTTCCCAGGCTGGTGATGACCGCTAATGTAAAACTGAGCAGGAAGACAAAGGCAATATGCTTCCAGCTCTTTCGCTTATATCCCAACAGTGACCCTCCACATCATGACCTTACATCAGCACCCCAACAATAATACCGACAATCGCTCCGGCAAAGACTTCAAAGGGTGTATGGCCGATTAACTCCTTAAGGCGCTCCTGGGACAGATGAGTCATTTGCTGATAAAGTCCCTCTACCAATTGATTGATCACTTCCGCTTGTTTGCCGCCCGCCCGCCGTACTCCGGCCGCATCATACATGACAATCATGCCGAAAATCGCAGCAATGGCGAAAGTCGGTGAACTCCATCCATAGTATTTCCCAACGCCAATGGCCAGAGCACTCACGGTGGCGGAATGGGAACTGGGAAACCCTCCTGAGCTGAAGAGGAAAGCCACATCAAAGGTTCTATGTATGGAAAAATTGATGATCAGTTTCAACGTCTGAGCAATAAACCAGGCTATCATAGCAGAGATCAGTATGTGGTTATCCAGAATTTCCGATAGTACGCTCATGCTTCACCTCAATACTTCCGTTGAGCTATATAATCAGCCAATTCATGCAGGAAACCCGCCCGCTCTCCTAAAACCGCCAAGGCGGCATGAGCTTCATCGGTCTTTATCTTCAATTCCAGCTTAGCGCCTGCCAAACCCATTAAAGAGGGATAAGTGGATTTATGCTGGCGGAGATCGCTATGTACAGGCTTGCCTAAGGTCTCGCTATCGCTTTCCAGATCAAGAATATCGTCCTTAATCTGGAAAGCCAGACCGATGGCTTGAGCATAGCTGGTCAACGCTTCGATCTTCTCTTCCGTTCCTCCGGCGAGAATTGCTCCTAAACGGGCGGCAACCACCAATATCGCTCCGGTTTTCAGACGATGGACCTGCTCCAGCTCAGCAAGGTTTAACTGCTTTTCTTCAGCTTCCAAATCCAGCATCTGACCGCCGACCATTCCCTCCGGCCCCGCTGCTTGGGCAACTTCCCTGACAGCCCGCAACTGACGTTGAGAATCTACCCCACTCATGGGCTGAGCAAGCAGTTCAAAAGCATAGGTTAAAAGGGCGTCACCGGCAAGAATGGCCTGCCCTTCGCCAAAAACTTTATGATTGGCCAAACGTCCCCGTCGATAATCATCATTGTCCATGGCGGGAAGATCATCATGGATCAATGAATAGGTATGTATCAGCTCCAAAGCACAGACCGCCGGAAGGATGTCTTCACAGTCCCCTCCCACAGCATGGGCCGCGGCCAGAGCCAGAACAGGGCGGATGCGTTTACCCCCTGCGGAAAGAGAATAGTTCATGCTTTCAGCAAGGGTGCCGGTTGGCCAAGGAAATTGTGCCAAATACGAATCCACTAAGCGAGCATAATCTTCTAATTCCTTTTGAAACATCAAATCATCCTTCCACAGGAAAATCGGCCGGGCGTACTTCCAACTCCCCATTGGGATTCTCCAGGAGAATCTGCATTTGCTTTTCAGCATAATCAAGCTGGTTATTGCATTTCTGAACAAGCTCAATTCCCTGGCGAAAGAGATTCAGTGCCTGCTCAAGAGGGACCTCTTTTTGCTCAAGCTCACGGACAATACGCTCTAAATGCTCGATCCCTTCTTCGAAGGATAACTCTTTATTCACTGCTTCCATCATATTTCCCCTTTAAGAATTTGCTGTATTAATCTGAGTCAACACTCTTGGCCAATACGGCACAGGTCAGGACCCCCTGCTGCAGCCGCACTTGCACCTGCTGACCAACATTGATATCATCGCTTTTGCGCAGAACATTCCCTTTGGGACCATAGGTGAGGGAGTAGCCCCTCCCCAAAATTGCTAAAGGACTTAATAAATCCAGCTTTGCAGTCAATAGCTTTAGTATACCATTTTTATCAGAAACAAATCTAGTCATGCCCTGCTCCACACGTTCACTGAGGGAATCCAGGCGCTGGCGGTTCTGATCGATACGCCAAAAGGGATTGGAAAGAGGTCCTATGGTTTTTAGGCTGTCCAACCGCTGCCTTTTCCGCTGCAGCTGTGAGCTCATGGTGCTGTGCAGCCGGGCCTCCAGCTGCTCAAGGTCGGATTTCAGTTCCCGCCAGACAGGGACAGCCAGTTCAGCCGCCGCAGAAGGTGTGGGGGCCCGCAGATCCGCCACCATATCCGCAATAGTCACATCGGTTTCATGGCCTACTGCAGAAATCACCGGAATTCCGGAGGCGGCGATGGCCCGGGCCACTTCCTCGGTATTGAAGGCCCACAGCTCTTCCAGAGAGCCGCCGCCGCGGCCGACGATGATCACATCCACTTGGGAGTGCCGGTTCAACCGGGCAATGGCCTGAGCCACCTCCTTGGGAGCAAGTTCTCCTTGAACGGCGGCCGGTGCCAGAATCCAGGAAATTTGCGGATTACGGCGAAACATGACCTTCAGGATATCTTTAATGGCAGCCCCTGTGGGACTGGTAACAATGCCAATGCGACGAGGATAACGGGGGATGGCTTTTTTGCGCTCCGGTGCAAATAAACCTTCCTGGCCCAAGCGTTCCTTAAGCT is a window encoding:
- the dxs gene encoding 1-deoxy-D-xylulose-5-phosphate synthase is translated as MGILAKIEQPRDLKGLTYPELEQLAQEIRAEMIDVVSANGGHLAPNLGVVELTLALHRVFDSPKDKIIWDVGHQSYVHKLVTGRQKEFKSLRLYKGLSGFPKRCESPHDCFETGHSSTSISAAVGFAKARDLRKEKNQVVAVIGDGAMTGGMAFEALNHAGHTKTNMIVVLNDNEMAIAQNVGAMSSYLNRLRTDPRYDRSKDEIENLLKRIPGIGSKMAKAAEKAKDSLKYLLVPGLLFEEMGFTYLGPVNGHDQIALEQVFEQAKMVKEPVLVHVLTQKGRGYEPSEKNPALFHGVGPFNKVTGEVIKKPAPPTYTQVFGEALCELAEKDPRITAITAAMPSGTGLNLFAQKFPDRFFDVGIAEQHAVTFSAALAFGGMKPVVSIYSTFYQRAYDQVLHDVCLPHANVVMAIDRAGVVGDDGPTHHGVFDISFLRVIPNLVFMAPKDENELRHMLYTSLQLDGPVALRYPRSVGQGVELTEELRELPVGKAEILQEGKDITLIGVGPMVYTCLAAAVELRHRGVEATVINLRYINPLDRESILRYARMTKRIITVEDHMLAGGMGSAVMEVLGDEGLTDVVVERLGYDEYVDQGAISLLHQGYGLSVVGILKAAERLKVLQRIEGRSSV
- the xseA gene encoding exodeoxyribonuclease VII large subunit, giving the protein MPKIWTVAELTREIGQTLNDNPDFVNCWVSGEISNYKNHRPSGHWYFTLKDEQSSMKGVMFRSRAERVRFTPQDGMKVLVRGSIRIYERDGTIQLYAEEMQPSGVGALYLAFEQLKERLGQEGLFAPERKKAIPRYPRRIGIVTSPTGAAIKDILKVMFRRNPQISWILAPAAVQGELAPKEVAQAIARLNRHSQVDVIIVGRGGGSLEELWAFNTEEVARAIAASGIPVISAVGHETDVTIADMVADLRAPTPSAAAELAVPVWRELKSDLEQLEARLHSTMSSQLQRKRQRLDSLKTIGPLSNPFWRIDQNRQRLDSLSERVEQGMTRFVSDKNGILKLLTAKLDLLSPLAILGRGYSLTYGPKGNVLRKSDDINVGQQVQVRLQQGVLTCAVLAKSVDSD
- a CDS encoding polyprenyl synthetase family protein, translating into MFQKELEDYARLVDSYLAQFPWPTGTLAESMNYSLSAGGKRIRPVLALAAAHAVGGDCEDILPAVCALELIHTYSLIHDDLPAMDNDDYRRGRLANHKVFGEGQAILAGDALLTYAFELLAQPMSGVDSQRQLRAVREVAQAAGPEGMVGGQMLDLEAEEKQLNLAELEQVHRLKTGAILVVAARLGAILAGGTEEKIEALTSYAQAIGLAFQIKDDILDLESDSETLGKPVHSDLRQHKSTYPSLMGLAGAKLELKIKTDEAHAALAVLGERAGFLHELADYIAQRKY
- a CDS encoding divergent PAP2 family protein, whose amino-acid sequence is MSVLSEILDNHILISAMIAWFIAQTLKLIINFSIHRTFDVAFLFSSGGFPSSHSATVSALAIGVGKYYGWSSPTFAIAAIFGMIVMYDAAGVRRAGGKQAEVINQLVEGLYQQMTHLSQERLKELIGHTPFEVFAGAIVGIIVGVLM
- the xseB gene encoding exodeoxyribonuclease VII small subunit, with translation MEAVNKELSFEEGIEHLERIVRELEQKEVPLEQALNLFRQGIELVQKCNNQLDYAEKQMQILLENPNGELEVRPADFPVEG